From Paenibacillus polymyxa, the proteins below share one genomic window:
- a CDS encoding TRAFAC clade GTPase domain-containing protein, whose translation MSFLSNLFRRKPQAEPRPLFYDIVCPYCFSKFSPEEVVFRASHHREDDEDYALGEDELLNKYRERFGLDSVHDMEAILHPYDVPEEHRLYSDHVLTGLTDRYGELTRHRLCPHCHNELPVTAGKVPSNIISIIGASQAGKSVYMTSLIHTLQHVTADHFDAACMPLNAEISRKFRTMYEEPLFERGDLLTSTQKEKMQEPFIFQFVFKDEEKPPLTLVFFDVAGEGMVDQDYLGLHGQHIKNSAGILFMVDPLQIRSIRERIKINLGDKPGEWVSQYDEPRDVVLTMFGDFIAYQEKGKTDIPTAVVLTKSDMLTALADEEGTYIKTNSNIFNPMEHRKYMDLDEFANIDGEVRRFIEKVDKPFKGTMDVYFTDTAYFAVSALGSNPVEQKLQGLVSPIRVDEPFIWLLYKLKYIEGRESQ comes from the coding sequence ATGAGTTTTCTTAGCAATTTATTCAGAAGAAAGCCACAGGCCGAGCCACGGCCGTTATTCTATGATATTGTGTGCCCTTATTGCTTTAGTAAATTTTCACCAGAGGAAGTGGTATTCCGTGCTTCTCATCACCGCGAAGATGATGAGGATTATGCTTTGGGTGAAGATGAGCTGTTGAACAAATATCGGGAGCGTTTTGGCTTGGATAGTGTGCATGATATGGAGGCCATTCTTCATCCCTATGATGTACCTGAGGAGCATCGCTTGTATTCAGATCATGTGCTGACAGGTCTGACGGACCGTTACGGTGAGCTGACGCGTCACCGACTGTGCCCACACTGCCATAACGAGCTGCCTGTAACCGCAGGCAAGGTGCCGAGTAATATCATTTCGATTATTGGAGCTTCACAGGCGGGGAAATCTGTATATATGACCTCCCTGATTCACACGCTGCAGCATGTGACGGCCGACCATTTTGACGCGGCTTGCATGCCGCTCAATGCAGAGATCAGCCGCAAGTTCCGCACGATGTATGAGGAACCACTGTTTGAACGTGGCGATCTGCTTACATCGACGCAAAAAGAAAAGATGCAGGAGCCTTTTATTTTCCAGTTTGTATTTAAGGATGAGGAAAAGCCACCACTGACTTTGGTATTTTTTGATGTAGCTGGTGAGGGGATGGTCGATCAGGACTATCTGGGACTGCATGGACAGCATATTAAAAATTCTGCGGGTATTCTTTTTATGGTCGATCCACTACAAATCCGTTCTATCCGGGAACGTATTAAGATTAATCTTGGCGATAAGCCTGGTGAATGGGTCTCGCAATATGATGAGCCGCGTGATGTCGTACTTACGATGTTCGGTGACTTTATCGCATACCAGGAAAAAGGCAAGACGGACATTCCAACCGCTGTGGTCTTGACCAAAAGCGACATGCTTACTGCGCTGGCAGATGAAGAAGGCACTTATATCAAGACGAACAGCAATATTTTTAATCCAATGGAACATCGCAAATACATGGATTTGGATGAGTTCGCCAACATTGATGGCGAAGTTCGGCGCTTTATCGAGAAGGTGGATAAGCCGTTCAAGGGCACAATGGATGTATATTTTACAGATACAGCCTATTTCGCGGTTTCTGCTTTAGGTAGCAATCCGGTGGAGCAAAAGCTGCAAGGGTTGGTTAGTCCGATCCGTGTAGATGAGCCATTCATTTGGCTGCTATACAAGTTGAAGTACATCGAGGGGAGAGAATCACAGTGA
- a CDS encoding MarR family winged helix-turn-helix transcriptional regulator — protein sequence MGSEVYPVCLPWEEESTMYLIKWIFTTVRREIETALRPLGLTSPQSQTLYILAMSPGVTNTDLEKLLLIDKSSVTSLVNGIVKKNWAVRQSHPEDARMKQIYLTEEGLEIHKVAERTIEQIKSSVGKTLSVGESEALRGLLKKILHDYRPANTCV from the coding sequence ATGGGAAGTGAGGTGTACCCCGTTTGTCTTCCATGGGAGGAGGAGAGCACGATGTATTTAATTAAATGGATTTTCACCACTGTCCGGCGTGAGATTGAAACAGCACTGCGCCCTTTGGGGCTTACCTCCCCACAATCGCAGACGCTCTATATACTGGCGATGTCGCCTGGAGTCACCAATACGGATTTGGAAAAGCTATTGCTTATTGATAAATCAAGTGTTACCAGCCTGGTTAACGGGATCGTTAAGAAAAACTGGGCAGTACGCCAAAGTCATCCGGAAGATGCGCGAATGAAGCAAATCTATTTGACCGAGGAAGGCTTGGAGATTCACAAGGTAGCCGAACGTACCATTGAGCAAATTAAAAGCTCCGTAGGCAAAACGTTATCTGTCGGAGAGTCAGAGGCGCTGCGCGGTTTGCTCAAAAAAATTCTTCACGATTACCGTCCTGCGAATACCTGCGTTTGA
- a CDS encoding vWA domain-containing protein, whose product MFSRDRKWFLVIGIICTMIMTSISAWQPQTANAASPSASKVDAVLVVDVSNSMNTSDPGKIGNEAMKMFIDMLSTQNDKVGIVAYTDVVQREKALLNISSEADKQELKTFIDGLNRGAYTDTSVGVKEAIRILQDGKTAGHAPMIVMLADGNNDFNKTTGRTESQSTQDMAQAVAEAKKSGVPIYTIGLNADGKLNKNKLADIAQQTGGKSFITSSADDLPNILSEIFASNLKLKVVPLQSITANGDYQDVTVTVPNDSVLEANISIMSSKPVDARLIDPSGNTKPIPSSDVLLSKSKSYSLIKLLKPVAGDWKLQVKGVQQDKIDINLVFNYDLELKLDAPPAKSYKKGDTVQIRSYLTSNNQQYQDQELYANMNAVLKVKDLDTGTTNEVPLTNAGDAFTGSYTIPDEHDYELTVRAEEKSFYRETQPVTISAKAGAASGTNTGTTQPTTPAEKSKLLPLILLGVGLLVLLVAAYFIWKAVKKANRGFVGQIVLEIRDENTGEKTYPQYKKLNTFRGKFNLHQLLQLAPEFAGTDKVVFTPANQDRIVVRSTPEITIEKSGRAVDTGNGLELKNGDRLTIPLASVDKTILLEFISVNS is encoded by the coding sequence ATGTTTAGTAGAGACAGAAAATGGTTTTTGGTCATCGGAATCATATGTACAATGATCATGACTTCGATTTCGGCCTGGCAGCCACAGACGGCGAATGCCGCTTCACCCTCAGCTTCTAAAGTGGATGCGGTGTTGGTAGTCGATGTAAGTAATTCGATGAACACCAGTGATCCTGGGAAGATTGGCAATGAAGCCATGAAAATGTTTATTGATATGTTGTCAACGCAAAATGACAAGGTTGGGATTGTAGCGTATACGGATGTCGTACAACGCGAGAAAGCCTTGCTTAATATTTCATCCGAAGCGGATAAGCAGGAACTGAAGACATTTATTGACGGGCTGAACCGGGGAGCGTATACTGACACCTCCGTAGGTGTCAAGGAAGCGATCCGTATTTTGCAGGATGGCAAAACAGCCGGACATGCGCCTATGATCGTTATGTTAGCTGATGGTAACAACGATTTTAATAAGACGACAGGTCGAACTGAAAGCCAATCCACTCAGGATATGGCGCAGGCTGTAGCCGAGGCTAAAAAAAGCGGTGTGCCGATCTATACCATCGGTTTGAATGCAGATGGAAAGCTAAATAAGAATAAACTCGCCGACATCGCGCAGCAAACGGGAGGCAAGTCCTTTATTACAAGCTCGGCGGACGATCTGCCGAATATTTTGAGTGAAATTTTCGCCAGCAATCTGAAATTGAAAGTGGTGCCTTTGCAGTCCATTACGGCCAACGGCGACTATCAGGACGTTACGGTAACCGTACCAAACGATAGCGTGCTGGAAGCCAATATTTCAATTATGTCCTCGAAACCAGTGGACGCGAGATTAATAGACCCGTCGGGCAATACGAAGCCGATTCCTTCGAGTGATGTACTGCTGTCCAAGTCCAAAAGCTACTCGTTGATTAAATTGCTCAAGCCTGTGGCTGGCGACTGGAAGCTTCAAGTCAAGGGAGTGCAGCAGGATAAGATTGATATTAATCTGGTATTTAACTATGATTTGGAATTGAAGCTGGACGCGCCGCCTGCGAAATCATACAAAAAAGGTGACACGGTACAGATTCGTTCCTATCTGACGAGCAATAACCAGCAGTATCAGGATCAGGAATTGTATGCGAATATGAATGCTGTCCTGAAGGTCAAAGACCTTGATACGGGTACAACAAATGAAGTGCCCCTAACTAACGCAGGGGATGCTTTTACCGGCTCTTATACGATTCCAGATGAGCATGACTATGAACTAACCGTCAGAGCAGAGGAGAAGAGCTTTTACCGTGAAACGCAGCCTGTAACCATCAGCGCCAAAGCTGGGGCGGCGAGTGGTACGAATACTGGCACAACCCAGCCTACGACACCTGCTGAGAAGTCTAAGCTGCTGCCACTCATTCTTTTAGGGGTGGGACTGCTCGTTCTGCTGGTAGCGGCATATTTCATCTGGAAGGCTGTCAAAAAAGCTAATCGTGGCTTTGTCGGCCAGATCGTACTGGAAATCCGGGATGAAAATACCGGCGAAAAGACATACCCGCAGTATAAGAAGCTGAACACCTTCCGGGGCAAATTCAATTTACACCAGTTGCTGCAACTGGCGCCGGAATTTGCCGGAACCGATAAGGTCGTGTTCACGCCAGCGAATCAGGATCGGATTGTGGTGCGTAGCACTCCGGAGATTACGATTGAAAAATCCGGGCGTGCTGTAGACACAGGCAACGGTCTTGAACTGAAAAACGGTGATCGTCTGACGATCCCGCTGGCTAGTGTGGACAAAACCATTTTACTGGAGTTTATTTCAGTAAACAGCTAA
- a CDS encoding vWA domain-containing protein, with protein sequence MKQRKFNVLLLVFGLLGAVVGFILGELILHKLIGHWPHIIVIGLYFGIMALCIGLGCLIGELISPQLNGHSWRQRYSGLSWKLLVPATLVMLFVAGLLLELGYQVNPEGRKSVQDLVLVIDNSGSMQQTDPDNERLTAAKSLIGQMDGDKRVAIVSFESTAQLVQPFTPVGTDAEKQAVYSKIDSMQTIMSAGTDIGLALDETIKEIETQGNAEKGSLVIMLSDGFSELDTQTALAPYIARQIPINTIGLKLAESEGIALLQNIASLTGGTYSNVANAQGLTQAFGKIYNKIGDRTLVTERTGEYAHSLYFAIYRVTALVIIGVLLGLALGLMFDNRFLARNFAIGGVPAGLLAGLILERGLSGSPIGDLMIRLLAALVLAALIAVFSLVLPIAENTRRSSGGGSQGGPSGHRRGTPEGPTRNRRNSGF encoded by the coding sequence ATGAAGCAGCGTAAATTTAACGTTCTCCTATTGGTGTTTGGCTTGCTGGGCGCTGTAGTAGGCTTCATCTTGGGAGAGCTTATTCTTCACAAATTAATAGGCCACTGGCCGCATATCATCGTGATCGGGCTATATTTTGGCATCATGGCGCTGTGCATTGGTCTAGGCTGCCTTATCGGCGAACTGATTTCGCCACAGTTAAATGGACATTCATGGCGACAACGATACTCCGGATTGTCCTGGAAATTACTAGTACCTGCTACACTCGTCATGTTGTTCGTGGCAGGTCTGCTATTAGAACTGGGGTATCAGGTTAACCCTGAAGGGCGCAAGAGTGTACAGGACCTCGTGCTTGTGATTGATAATTCCGGGAGTATGCAGCAAACAGATCCCGATAATGAGCGCCTAACGGCTGCCAAGAGTCTAATTGGGCAAATGGATGGTGACAAGCGCGTAGCCATTGTTTCATTTGAATCCACTGCGCAGTTGGTGCAGCCATTTACTCCCGTTGGCACAGACGCAGAGAAGCAAGCGGTTTATTCCAAAATCGATAGTATGCAGACTATAATGTCAGCCGGTACAGACATTGGGCTTGCTTTGGACGAGACGATCAAGGAGATTGAAACCCAAGGCAATGCGGAAAAAGGTTCACTCGTTATTATGCTCTCTGACGGCTTTAGCGAACTGGATACTCAGACCGCATTGGCTCCTTACATTGCCCGCCAGATTCCGATTAATACGATCGGCCTGAAACTGGCAGAATCGGAAGGTATAGCTTTGTTGCAAAATATTGCCAGCCTAACGGGCGGAACTTATTCTAATGTAGCTAATGCCCAAGGACTTACTCAGGCGTTCGGTAAAATATATAACAAAATTGGTGATCGCACGCTGGTAACGGAGCGGACAGGTGAGTATGCCCACAGTCTGTATTTTGCCATTTATCGCGTAACGGCTCTGGTTATCATTGGGGTTCTATTAGGGTTGGCTCTTGGATTGATGTTTGATAACCGTTTTCTCGCGAGGAATTTCGCAATTGGTGGAGTTCCAGCCGGCTTGCTCGCTGGCTTGATTTTGGAAAGAGGGTTATCGGGCTCGCCTATAGGTGACTTGATGATTCGTTTGCTGGCAGCGCTCGTACTGGCGGCCCTTATTGCTGTCTTTTCGCTTGTTCTGCCGATTGCGGAAAATACTCGCCGATCTTCTGGTGGTGGGAGCCAGGGGGGACCGTCAGGCCACCGGAGAGGGACACCAGAAGGCCCGACGCGCAATCGACGTAACAGTGGGTTTTAG
- a CDS encoding tubulin-like doman-containing protein, whose amino-acid sequence MKPVVREHIQQLDVSLGGGIVSDKIRVDTIDNPILIIGLGGTGIDALLRLKYQINRRFKLPADPISKKKSEKPDNVEFLAFETNEQDRNKKYKGIGLDPINEFVLLSNAEIGGLLQNRSILEPYITDWLSPELSITDGMNGAAGVRQAGRLLLFTKINQVVQSIDKKIKTLSEGTNKKLMVFLLSGLSGGTGSGTFLDISYIVRGIIERDYGSAGVDRVNTLGYLFTPDINLANKSLSEHTREYIKKNGYAALKELDYWMNVDSRGERFKQQYGNILTVNSPLPPFNLCHLISATNTEGKLLENAYDYCMNVTAENITNFMASEEKQSGEEFAIHDYISNIRTNIAQMNKAYPANYDYNIIGASSAVLPMEEMTTYLAYRMFGKMSKMFEQAPNQEDVEKFARKLGVDLDSMIKNFESRVPEPLPGFENSERLSYNNVVKMQVVNMDTELEQTFLTRAREEYIKAKKQLPGEIVGQFTDQIRRMFLHPEQGPFYVSRMIYTEKGFSLLKMLLSYVETLRESLHRIPTDIEWAREQANEKLGDAKSAFVSKDKKKNAYIEAKINEYWLRADVERTEQLIEFYEDLYDLLNKENNRIYNVFTEILNALSAIFEKNGDLLINGEEQSDHKGNKTYYWNLVSVPDISEVVTKLLDNRNGDDLIRDFAQELLENSDQWVKDQDMDIISSISNFLTDKFGDLITRSMEDFLVMKYGQDEAIEKFVERYIASKLDEEAVPVFHLSNSSGNLYFPSWGFVSVPVQSPNILKGVRNYQNNAIGKSHFTIKESEVRNRIFWLNTRNGVPLFVYTPLKVYEESYEKTILDREGIGRHLVQTGQNNWTNLPSPIPEKSWGETYVNSRVQAHNARIRNDFDRAKSLGVIREKDVDQNTSSRFTVIRSKALDLNALLVAYDMRLQESKPNLGEVKRAWSELKRLLAEGLEQAGSKDIFGSINEEMAKENLIRSPELTQVVRDELAKYIQIEAKAAELEALLGKYQDEEKWLDQFIQALYTDTITKKGALYVYDRDEEEEAWEPFANVMKSRNYVEFEVFTNFRGLEEKKFAALMRKADRRDAVLTSSEDITPLLAKLDELAATYTEARNQLEYEKVELANGAELYAFYAQMAGKLNDIRRKLK is encoded by the coding sequence ATGAAACCAGTAGTTAGAGAGCATATCCAACAATTAGACGTATCACTCGGCGGAGGGATCGTAAGCGATAAGATCAGAGTAGATACCATTGATAATCCTATTTTAATTATCGGACTTGGGGGAACGGGGATTGACGCCCTTCTCCGCTTGAAATATCAAATAAACCGCAGATTCAAGCTGCCTGCAGACCCGATTTCCAAGAAAAAGAGCGAGAAGCCGGATAATGTGGAATTTCTCGCTTTTGAAACGAATGAACAAGACCGTAACAAAAAATACAAAGGGATTGGTTTGGACCCCATCAATGAGTTTGTACTGCTATCCAATGCGGAAATCGGTGGATTGCTGCAAAACCGCAGTATTCTAGAGCCATATATCACTGACTGGCTGTCTCCTGAGCTGAGCATTACCGACGGTATGAACGGGGCGGCAGGGGTGCGTCAGGCTGGACGGTTGTTATTGTTCACCAAAATCAATCAGGTCGTACAAAGCATTGACAAAAAAATCAAAACCCTGTCTGAAGGCACCAACAAGAAGCTTATGGTATTCCTGCTGTCTGGATTGTCCGGCGGTACAGGGAGTGGTACTTTCCTTGATATCTCATATATCGTCCGAGGCATCATTGAGCGCGATTATGGTTCCGCTGGTGTAGACCGTGTTAACACACTGGGTTATCTGTTCACGCCGGATATTAATCTGGCGAATAAAAGCCTGAGCGAGCATACGCGTGAATATATTAAAAAGAACGGCTATGCTGCATTGAAAGAGCTGGACTACTGGATGAATGTGGACAGTCGTGGCGAACGCTTTAAGCAACAGTACGGTAACATTTTGACTGTAAACTCGCCGCTGCCGCCATTTAATCTGTGTCACCTTATTTCGGCTACGAATACGGAAGGCAAGCTGTTGGAAAATGCCTATGATTACTGCATGAATGTCACCGCCGAGAACATCACCAACTTTATGGCGAGTGAGGAAAAACAGTCAGGCGAAGAATTCGCCATTCATGACTATATCAGCAACATTCGTACCAACATCGCGCAAATGAATAAGGCGTATCCAGCAAACTACGATTACAATATTATCGGAGCTTCTTCGGCAGTGCTGCCCATGGAGGAAATGACGACATATCTGGCTTACCGGATGTTTGGTAAAATGTCCAAAATGTTTGAGCAAGCGCCAAATCAGGAGGATGTAGAGAAGTTTGCCCGCAAGCTGGGCGTGGATCTGGATAGCATGATCAAAAACTTTGAGTCCCGTGTACCTGAGCCGCTTCCAGGCTTTGAAAACAGTGAACGGCTAAGTTATAACAATGTTGTTAAGATGCAAGTAGTTAATATGGACACTGAGCTGGAGCAAACGTTCCTGACGCGTGCTCGCGAAGAATATATCAAAGCGAAGAAACAGCTTCCAGGCGAAATTGTAGGACAGTTTACGGACCAAATCCGCCGGATGTTCCTACATCCCGAGCAAGGGCCGTTTTATGTATCCCGCATGATATATACTGAAAAAGGGTTTAGCTTGCTGAAAATGCTGCTTTCCTATGTTGAAACGTTGCGTGAATCACTGCACCGTATTCCTACGGACATTGAATGGGCGCGAGAGCAGGCGAACGAGAAGCTGGGCGATGCCAAGAGTGCGTTTGTATCCAAGGATAAGAAGAAAAATGCATACATTGAAGCAAAAATTAATGAATATTGGCTGCGGGCTGATGTGGAACGTACAGAGCAGCTCATTGAATTCTATGAAGACCTGTATGACCTGCTAAATAAAGAAAATAACCGCATTTATAATGTATTTACTGAAATTTTGAATGCACTGAGTGCCATTTTCGAGAAGAACGGCGATCTGCTGATTAACGGCGAGGAACAATCCGATCACAAAGGAAACAAGACGTACTATTGGAATCTGGTAAGTGTACCGGATATCTCGGAAGTTGTGACCAAGCTGCTGGATAATCGCAATGGTGACGATTTGATCCGTGATTTTGCCCAAGAATTGCTGGAAAATTCAGATCAATGGGTGAAAGATCAGGATATGGATATCATCAGCTCGATTTCTAATTTCTTGACTGACAAATTCGGTGATCTCATTACCCGTTCTATGGAAGACTTCCTGGTCATGAAATACGGACAGGACGAAGCAATTGAAAAATTTGTGGAGCGTTACATTGCAAGCAAGCTGGATGAGGAGGCTGTACCTGTCTTCCATTTGAGCAATAGTTCTGGCAATTTGTACTTCCCGTCATGGGGATTCGTTTCGGTACCTGTACAGTCGCCTAATATCCTGAAGGGCGTTCGCAATTATCAAAATAATGCAATTGGCAAATCGCACTTTACTATTAAAGAAAGTGAAGTCCGTAACCGGATTTTCTGGCTCAATACGCGTAATGGTGTTCCTCTGTTTGTATATACGCCGCTCAAAGTGTATGAAGAGAGCTATGAGAAAACCATTCTTGACCGCGAAGGTATTGGCCGACATCTGGTGCAGACAGGTCAGAACAACTGGACGAATCTGCCGTCGCCGATTCCTGAAAAGTCATGGGGAGAAACTTACGTCAACTCCCGTGTGCAAGCCCACAACGCCCGCATTCGCAATGACTTCGACCGTGCCAAGTCACTCGGCGTAATTCGGGAGAAGGATGTTGATCAAAATACAAGCAGCCGCTTTACTGTAATTCGCTCAAAAGCGCTAGATCTGAATGCGCTACTGGTAGCCTACGATATGCGATTGCAGGAATCCAAGCCGAATTTGGGCGAGGTGAAAAGAGCATGGTCTGAGCTGAAACGTCTACTGGCTGAAGGGCTCGAACAGGCCGGAAGCAAGGACATCTTTGGCAGCATCAATGAAGAGATGGCGAAGGAAAACCTGATCCGTTCACCAGAGTTAACGCAGGTGGTTCGTGATGAGCTGGCGAAATATATACAAATCGAAGCAAAAGCTGCTGAACTGGAAGCTTTGCTGGGCAAATATCAGGATGAAGAAAAATGGTTGGATCAGTTCATTCAGGCGCTCTACACGGACACGATTACGAAAAAAGGCGCTTTGTACGTCTATGATCGTGATGAAGAGGAAGAAGCGTGGGAGCCGTTTGCCAACGTCATGAAGAGCCGCAATTATGTGGAGTTTGAAGTGTTTACAAACTTCCGTGGTTTGGAAGAAAAGAAATTTGCAGCTTTAATGCGCAAAGCGGATCGCCGTGATGCTGTATTGACTTCATCTGAGGATATTACACCACTGCTGGCGAAGTTGGATGAATTGGCTGCAACTTATACAGAGGCTCGCAATCAATTGGAATATGAAAAGGTAGAGCTGGCTAATGGAGCGGAACTTTATGCATTCTATGCTCAAATGGCTGGAAAATTAAACGACATCCGCAGAAAGTTGAAGTAA
- a CDS encoding MFS transporter, whose translation MIKEQTYPNADKLMRVLAFTLVFSVMNAFMFNVVMPVIREEFHISASDVSWLLTGYMIVYAVGSVTYGKLADKYRLKDLLTFGIIFFALGSLIGLLANQFWMLIVARLLQATGAAVIPATAMIVPVRYFSAEKRGRALGVTAIGLALGTALAPIISGLITGFASWRFLFVISMLPLIALPFFRKYLDDQRGEDQKFDFLGGLLLGGTVAFLLLSISQANMLFFLIGVVLFGLFIWRINTAHDPFIQPKLFRNKQYSYGLLIAFLGTGISFGLPYLAPQFLNSLNQLTPATIGLIMFPAAIASALLGKKGGRLADSKGNSVLVYTAVSLLFICFISLSTFVGASPYLILFLLIFGNVGQTFMQIAMSNTISRTLSKDQIGVGMGLLSLLNFIAGAITTSILGKTLDSSSSFHLNPVVSNVQVFNFSNIFTVLALIALVTMGLYALQFRRGARGSRPAVE comes from the coding sequence ATGATAAAAGAACAAACTTATCCCAATGCGGATAAGCTTATGCGTGTTTTGGCCTTCACACTTGTTTTTTCAGTGATGAACGCTTTTATGTTTAATGTAGTAATGCCTGTGATCCGGGAGGAATTTCATATTAGTGCCTCCGATGTAAGCTGGCTGCTGACGGGTTATATGATCGTGTATGCGGTTGGCTCGGTGACCTACGGTAAGCTGGCAGATAAGTATCGTCTCAAGGATTTGCTGACATTTGGGATTATCTTTTTTGCACTAGGCTCGCTTATTGGGCTGTTGGCCAATCAATTTTGGATGTTAATTGTAGCTCGTTTGCTCCAGGCCACAGGGGCTGCTGTTATTCCGGCAACTGCTATGATTGTTCCTGTTCGTTATTTCTCGGCTGAAAAAAGAGGGCGAGCTTTGGGCGTCACAGCAATCGGCTTAGCATTAGGCACTGCACTGGCTCCTATTATTTCTGGTTTGATTACAGGCTTTGCGAGCTGGCGTTTTCTGTTCGTCATTTCCATGCTGCCACTGATCGCTTTGCCGTTCTTTCGCAAATACTTGGACGATCAGCGAGGAGAGGATCAGAAGTTTGATTTTCTGGGTGGATTATTGCTGGGTGGAACAGTGGCCTTCTTGTTGCTTTCCATTTCACAAGCCAATATGTTATTTTTTCTGATCGGTGTGGTTTTATTTGGACTGTTTATATGGCGCATTAATACTGCCCACGATCCGTTCATCCAGCCGAAGCTGTTCCGTAACAAGCAATATTCATATGGGCTTCTTATCGCTTTTTTAGGGACGGGGATTAGCTTTGGATTGCCTTACTTGGCACCACAGTTTCTGAATAGTCTCAACCAGCTTACACCAGCAACGATTGGGCTGATTATGTTTCCCGCTGCTATTGCGTCAGCTCTATTAGGAAAAAAAGGGGGGCGCTTGGCCGATAGCAAAGGGAATTCAGTTCTGGTGTATACAGCCGTATCGCTATTATTTATCTGCTTTATCAGCTTGTCCACGTTTGTAGGTGCATCTCCGTATCTGATTTTGTTTTTGCTTATTTTCGGGAATGTAGGTCAGACCTTTATGCAGATTGCCATGTCCAACACAATTTCTCGTACTTTGTCGAAAGATCAGATTGGTGTTGGAATGGGGCTGTTATCTCTGTTGAATTTCATTGCCGGGGCGATCACAACAAGTATTTTGGGCAAAACGTTAGATAGTTCCTCGTCCTTTCATTTGAATCCTGTTGTATCTAATGTCCAGGTGTTCAATTTTAGCAATATATTTACGGTGCTTGCGCTGATTGCACTTGTGACGATGGGGCTTTATGCGTTGCAGTTCCGGCGAGGGGCACGTGGCAGTAGGCCTGCTGTCGAATAA